From Symphalangus syndactylus isolate Jambi chromosome X, NHGRI_mSymSyn1-v2.1_pri, whole genome shotgun sequence, the proteins below share one genomic window:
- the LOC129475650 gene encoding protein SSX7-like has product MNGEDTFARRPTVGAQIPEKIHKASDDIAKYFSKKEWEKMKATEKITYVYMKRKYEVMTKLGLKPTFPPFMRNTGSTDLQGNASDNDGNRGNEVERLQMTFGRLQRIFPKITPEKPAEEGSGWKGVSEASAPQNHGKQLCPPGNPSTSEKIHETSGPKRGEHAWTHRLRERKQVVIYEEISDPEEDDE; this is encoded by the exons ATGAATGGAGAGGACACCTTTGCAAGGAGACCCACGGTTGGTGCTCAAATACCAGAGAAGATACACAAG GCCTCCGATGATATTGCCAAATACTTCTCTAAGAAAGAGTGGGAAAAGATGAAAGCCACGGAGAAAATCACCTATGTGTATATGAAGAGAAAGTATGAGGTCATGACTAAACTAG GTTTGAAGCCCACCTTCCCACCTTTCATGCGTAATACAGGGTCCACAGACCTCCAGGGGAATGCTTCTGATAATGACGGTAACCGTGGGAATGAGG TTGAACGTCTTCAGATGACTTTCGGCAGGCTCCAGAGAATCTTCCCGAAG ATCACCCCCGAGAAGCCAGCAGAGGAAGGAAGTGGTTGGAAGGGAGTGTCAGAAGCATCTGCCCCACAGAACCATGGGAAACAGCTGTGCCCCCCGGGAAATCCAAGTACCTCTGAGAAGATTCACGAGACATCTG GACCCAAAAGGGGGGAACATGCCTGGACCCACAGACTGCGTGAGAGAAAGCAGGTGGTGATTTATGAAGAGATCAGCGACCCTGAAGAAGATGACGAGTAA